The bacterium genome contains a region encoding:
- the ybeY gene encoding rRNA maturation RNase YbeY codes for MSIQIFASQKKHSIPTIKIKKLIRLISRAENGKLPNSLSIVFLSNAAMRRINKRFLKHDYATDVISFNLSSERSLEGEIYIGLDKAVTQAREFNVPLSNEILRLAAHGFLHILGHTDDTIRKKNKMLKLGDFYILQLK; via the coding sequence ATGTCCATTCAGATTTTCGCTTCTCAAAAAAAGCATTCTATTCCTACAATTAAAATAAAAAAACTCATCCGGCTTATATCGCGGGCTGAAAACGGAAAATTGCCGAACAGTTTGTCTATCGTCTTCCTGAGCAACGCCGCCATGCGCCGTATTAATAAACGTTTTCTAAAACACGATTATGCTACGGATGTTATTTCGTTTAATCTCTCGTCGGAAAGATCTCTTGAGGGTGAGATTTATATCGGATTGGATAAAGCCGTGACGCAGGCGCGGGAATTCAACGTTCCGCTCTCTAACGAAATTCTGAGGCTCGCCGCGCACGGATTTCTTCATATTCTGGGGCATACTGATGACACGATACGAAAAAAAAACAAGATGCTGAAATTGGGCGATTTTTACATTTTACAACTAAAATAG
- the nadC gene encoding carboxylating nicotinate-nucleotide diphosphorylase, which translates to MELSDNIKSLIALSLKEDIGRGDITTLSTIPSSLNGKGMVKAKAAGILCGMKVFTEVFRQTDASIKCKWHFEDGQMLAVNQVCVSFEGPMQSILTAERTALNFLQRMSGIATLTRRYVDLIKHTSAKIIDTRKTTPVWRELEKYAVRTGGGSNHRMGLYDMFLIKDNHITASGSIPSAIENAIRYNNERKLRCRIEVETKNLDEVNEALQFPIQRIMLDNMNPEQMKEAVKLINRKCEVEASGGVSLATVQMIAETGVDFISVGALTHSAPSMDLTLLVEKV; encoded by the coding sequence ATGGAATTATCCGATAACATCAAAAGCCTTATTGCCCTTAGCCTAAAGGAAGATATCGGACGTGGCGACATCACGACCTTATCCACGATTCCTTCGTCGCTTAACGGCAAAGGAATGGTTAAGGCAAAAGCAGCGGGCATTTTGTGCGGAATGAAAGTGTTCACTGAAGTATTCAGACAAACAGATGCCTCTATCAAATGTAAGTGGCATTTCGAGGACGGGCAAATGCTGGCAGTGAATCAAGTCTGTGTTTCTTTCGAAGGTCCGATGCAATCCATTCTTACGGCGGAACGAACGGCACTGAACTTTCTGCAGCGTATGAGCGGGATTGCAACGCTGACGCGTCGATACGTTGATTTAATAAAGCATACATCAGCGAAGATTATCGACACGCGAAAAACGACGCCGGTTTGGCGTGAACTTGAAAAATACGCCGTGCGAACCGGCGGCGGTTCTAATCACCGTATGGGTTTGTATGACATGTTCTTGATAAAAGATAATCATATAACGGCGTCCGGGAGCATCCCTTCAGCAATAGAAAACGCGATTCGCTATAACAACGAACGAAAACTTCGCTGCCGTATAGAAGTCGAAACGAAAAATCTGGATGAAGTTAATGAAGCCCTTCAATTCCCGATTCAGCGCATCATGCTCGATAATATGAACCCGGAACAAATGAAGGAAGCAGTTAAGCTGATTAACCGGAAATGTGAAGTCGAAGCATCCGGAGGCGTTTCGCTTGCGACCGTCCAGATGATTGCCGAGACCGGCGTTGATTTTATCTCCGTTGGCGCGCTTACGCATTCCGCTCCTTCGATGGACTTAACTCTTTTAGTTGAAAAAGTGTAA
- the rpiB gene encoding ribose 5-phosphate isomerase B, with the protein MITALARDKAKQLGLRFITTEENKTWDPSSPLKPGADNKIAIGSDHGGYALKEHIKKTLRDLNFQIIDVGTNSNQAVDYPDFAHAVALLVSDGDCVKGIMIDGAGIGSCMTANKVPHVRAAMCYDLTTAVNSREHNNANVLTLGGKMIGELLADQIVDVWLKTEFAGGRHQSRIDKITNTEKKYFK; encoded by the coding sequence ATGATCACCGCGCTTGCCAGAGACAAAGCCAAGCAACTGGGACTCCGATTCATTACTACCGAAGAAAATAAAACATGGGATCCCTCATCGCCTCTTAAACCCGGGGCTGACAACAAAATTGCTATCGGTTCTGATCATGGCGGGTATGCATTAAAAGAACACATCAAAAAAACCTTGAGAGATTTGAATTTCCAGATCATTGATGTTGGAACTAATTCAAATCAGGCCGTTGACTATCCCGATTTTGCGCACGCGGTAGCGCTTTTAGTTTCGGACGGCGACTGCGTAAAAGGCATTATGATCGACGGCGCCGGTATAGGTTCCTGCATGACAGCAAATAAAGTTCCCCATGTACGTGCCGCCATGTGCTACGATCTTACAACGGCTGTGAATAGCCGTGAACATAATAATGCCAATGTCTTGACCTTAGGCGGCAAGATGATCGGTGAACTTTTGGCAGATCAAATTGTGGACGTGTGGCTTAAAACAGAATTTGCCGGCGGCCGGCATCAGTCAAGAATTGACAAGATTACCAATACTGAAAAAAAATATTTTAAGTGA
- the ribB gene encoding 3,4-dihydroxy-2-butanone-4-phosphate synthase gives MLTNYCHVKQKLTRLHVLLRNFLKKKDSYMYKFNSIDEAIDDYKAGKILIVVDDEDRENEGDFILAAERVTPESINFMAKHGRGLICMAISKQRAQELNLNIMVDNNTALHATPFTVTIDAKRGTSTGISAADRALTIRTVIDHQTQPHDLARPGHIFPLVARDGGVLERSGHTEATVDLARLAGLYPAGVLCEIMDEDGSMARVPRLIEMAKEFNLKIITIKDLIHQRLHKEKFVRSIATDIELPSLYGKFNVRVYENILNGDQHLAITKGNIHTSEPILVRVHAQCLMGDVFGSAYYSQSSHIANCLDMIEKEGRGILLYLQGDDGRGLGLFPFEEEPALDSHHTHDTNKDWRTLGVGSQILVDLGIKKIRLLTNNDKKYVGLDGYGLEIVESVPITSRQKEQF, from the coding sequence ATGTTGACAAACTATTGTCACGTAAAGCAGAAGCTGACACGCCTTCACGTATTACTGAGGAATTTCTTAAAGAAAAAGGATTCATACATGTATAAATTCAACTCCATCGATGAGGCGATCGACGATTATAAAGCAGGTAAGATTTTAATTGTCGTCGATGATGAAGATCGTGAAAATGAGGGTGATTTTATTCTGGCTGCTGAACGCGTTACACCGGAGTCGATAAACTTTATGGCCAAACACGGCCGCGGCTTGATCTGCATGGCTATATCAAAACAGCGCGCGCAGGAATTGAATCTCAATATTATGGTTGATAATAACACGGCACTGCACGCAACACCGTTTACCGTGACGATCGATGCGAAACGGGGCACGTCGACCGGCATTTCAGCGGCGGATCGCGCGTTAACCATCCGCACGGTGATAGACCATCAGACGCAGCCGCATGATCTTGCCAGGCCCGGTCATATTTTTCCGTTGGTGGCACGCGACGGCGGCGTGCTGGAAAGGTCAGGCCATACGGAAGCGACAGTCGATCTCGCGCGCCTTGCAGGGCTTTATCCGGCGGGCGTGTTATGTGAGATCATGGATGAAGACGGATCTATGGCGCGCGTCCCCCGTCTGATCGAAATGGCAAAAGAATTCAATCTGAAGATCATCACGATCAAAGATCTTATTCATCAACGTCTGCACAAAGAAAAATTTGTCCGCTCCATCGCAACGGACATTGAATTGCCCTCCCTTTACGGGAAATTTAACGTGCGCGTGTACGAAAATATTCTGAACGGCGATCAACATCTCGCAATAACGAAAGGCAACATTCACACGAGCGAACCCATACTTGTTCGGGTACATGCGCAGTGCCTGATGGGCGACGTATTCGGATCGGCCTATTATTCGCAGTCATCGCACATTGCTAATTGTCTGGACATGATAGAGAAAGAAGGGCGGGGAATCCTACTATATCTGCAGGGGGATGACGGTCGCGGCCTTGGATTATTTCCATTTGAAGAGGAGCCGGCGCTGGATAGTCATCACACGCACGACACGAATAAAGACTGGAGAACTTTGGGCGTAGGGTCGCAAATTCTCGTCGATCTTGGGATCAAGAAAATTCGTTTGCTGACAAACAATGATAAAAAATACGTCGGATTGGACGGATACGGTTTGGAAATCGTTGAATCGGTACCGATCACGTCAAGGCAAAAGGAACAATTCTAG
- a CDS encoding riboflavin synthase: MFTGLIEDVGKITAVKKIGDGVRFSISSNKLNDLKIDDSIAVNGCCLTAVAVQSHIFDVEAVEETLKKTTLSGFGIGTEVNLERAMRLSDRLGGHLVLGHVDGVGRILSIEERSTSWWVTVEIPPELERYLIHVGSIAMDGISLTIAELEGNNVSVSIIPHTWAVTTLAQRHAGELVNIEVDMIGKYVDKLLSRKAEADTPSRITEEFLKEKGFIHV; encoded by the coding sequence ATGTTTACGGGACTAATCGAAGATGTAGGGAAAATTACAGCCGTCAAAAAAATCGGCGACGGCGTTCGGTTTTCAATTTCATCGAACAAACTTAACGATCTTAAAATCGATGACAGTATTGCCGTTAACGGATGCTGTCTCACGGCGGTTGCCGTTCAATCCCATATCTTCGATGTAGAAGCTGTGGAAGAGACTTTAAAAAAAACAACTTTAAGCGGTTTCGGTATTGGAACTGAAGTTAATCTGGAACGCGCCATGCGTTTGTCTGACCGTCTTGGGGGGCATCTTGTGCTCGGCCACGTTGATGGCGTTGGCCGCATTCTTTCGATAGAAGAACGTAGCACGAGTTGGTGGGTGACTGTAGAAATTCCGCCCGAATTGGAGCGTTATTTAATCCACGTAGGATCCATAGCCATGGACGGAATCAGCCTTACGATTGCGGAACTCGAGGGAAACAATGTATCCGTATCGATTATTCCGCACACATGGGCTGTCACGACTTTAGCGCAACGGCACGCCGGCGAATTAGTCAATATTGAAGTTGACATGATAGGAAAATATGTTGACAAACTATTGTCACGTAAAGCAGAAGCTGACACGCCTTCACGTATTACTGAGGAATTTCTTAAAGAAAAAGGATTCATACATGTATAA
- a CDS encoding heavy metal-binding domain-containing protein, which translates to MLVVTTPNIEGKRITKYYGLVSGEAILGANIFRDFFAGIRDIVGGRSASYEEELRKAKAIAVKEMEDQAQAMGANAVVAVDIDYETIGQSMLMVTACGTGVHFE; encoded by the coding sequence ATGCTGGTAGTAACGACCCCGAATATTGAAGGGAAACGCATCACTAAATATTACGGTTTAGTCAGCGGCGAAGCCATTTTAGGAGCAAATATTTTTAGAGATTTCTTCGCCGGAATTCGTGACATTGTCGGCGGTCGATCGGCGTCATACGAGGAAGAACTCAGGAAAGCAAAAGCGATTGCCGTAAAAGAGATGGAAGACCAGGCACAGGCCATGGGCGCAAATGCCGTCGTTGCCGTGGATATCGACTACGAGACCATCGGCCAAAGTATGTTAATGGTTACGGCCTGCGGTACCGGCGTTCATTTTGAATAA
- a CDS encoding DoxX family protein, whose product MFRFFQKYNHVSVFFLRMGVAMIFVFHGYNKLFGPGAPQKMIDYLTKINFPFPVGCAYLAGGVEFFGGIMIGLGLLTRQASLGVIIVMMVAVFFVHRNDPYREMEHAVQMLVLSMGTLYSGSGSFSLENLVKKHGD is encoded by the coding sequence ATGTTCCGTTTTTTTCAAAAATATAATCATGTAAGCGTATTCTTTTTACGAATGGGTGTAGCTATGATCTTCGTTTTTCATGGATACAATAAACTCTTCGGACCCGGCGCCCCGCAAAAGATGATCGATTATCTTACAAAAATAAACTTCCCATTTCCCGTTGGTTGCGCTTATTTGGCCGGCGGCGTGGAGTTTTTTGGAGGTATAATGATCGGCCTTGGATTATTGACGCGCCAGGCCAGCCTTGGCGTGATCATCGTGATGATGGTAGCGGTCTTCTTTGTTCATCGTAACGATCCCTACCGCGAAATGGAGCATGCCGTTCAGATGCTGGTTTTATCGATGGGGACTCTTTACAGCGGCAGCGGAAGTTTTTCATTGGAGAATCTGGTAAAAAAACACGGAGACTGA
- a CDS encoding electron transfer flavoprotein-ubiquinone oxidoreductase, translating into MAEIQRDVMEMDVLFVGAGPSSLAGAYHLADLIKKHNDAIESGTKQGQKIQLENGIGILEKGKNVGDHMLSGAVMDPSGIKELIPDFIKKGFPVESAVTGESVYLLTEKGKLKFPVLPPTLQNHGNYICSLNKVAEWLADQIGKEFSDTVNIFPEFPGKEVLYNGDKVIGIRTGDKGIDHHGNLKSNFEAGVDIHAKITILGEGPRGSLTKQLVPKLKLDSDRNPQVYGTGVKEIWEIPSGRLKKGMVIHTAGWPLSSDHYGGSWIYMMSDTTCSVGFVSALDYANPTFDPHAAFTKFKTHPYIAGLLDGGKMSGYGAKTVSEGGYWSMPKLYADGVMLIGESGGFINISRLKGIHLAIKSGMLAAEAAFEALQKQDYSESTLKRFDELFRASWAYRELWGSRNWRQNFTGSFYSGMIKAGLQIYLTNGGTKKRTLLHVDYEHMKKKSESGSPITKVKADEKITFEKLTDVYYSGTKHEENQPCHLVIQPDDLANICNTRCKEEYGNPCQHFCPAQVYNMIIPEEGKPSQLRIDFSNCVHCKTCDIADPYQVINWVTPEGGGGPIYKNM; encoded by the coding sequence ATGGCAGAGATTCAACGCGATGTGATGGAAATGGATGTGCTTTTCGTTGGCGCCGGTCCGTCAAGCCTGGCCGGGGCTTATCATTTAGCTGATTTGATCAAGAAACATAATGACGCAATTGAAAGCGGTACCAAACAAGGACAGAAAATTCAACTGGAAAATGGGATTGGGATTCTGGAAAAAGGGAAAAATGTCGGCGATCACATGTTGTCCGGCGCCGTTATGGATCCGTCCGGGATTAAGGAACTCATACCGGATTTTATTAAAAAAGGTTTTCCTGTGGAAAGTGCAGTGACGGGAGAATCTGTTTATCTTCTCACGGAAAAAGGAAAATTAAAATTCCCCGTTCTTCCGCCGACCTTACAGAATCACGGCAATTACATCTGTTCGCTTAATAAGGTCGCTGAGTGGCTGGCGGATCAAATCGGCAAAGAATTCAGCGATACGGTTAATATTTTTCCGGAGTTTCCCGGGAAAGAAGTTTTATATAACGGTGACAAGGTCATCGGTATTCGCACCGGAGACAAAGGTATTGATCATCACGGAAATTTGAAATCCAATTTTGAGGCCGGCGTAGATATTCATGCGAAAATAACTATTTTGGGGGAAGGCCCTCGCGGGAGTTTGACCAAACAATTAGTGCCAAAGCTAAAACTCGATTCGGACCGTAACCCGCAGGTTTATGGAACCGGCGTCAAAGAAATATGGGAAATTCCGTCAGGGCGCCTGAAAAAAGGTATGGTCATTCACACGGCTGGTTGGCCCCTTTCCTCGGATCATTACGGCGGCAGCTGGATTTACATGATGAGCGATACGACTTGTTCCGTTGGATTTGTCAGCGCGCTGGATTATGCAAATCCAACATTCGATCCGCACGCCGCTTTTACAAAATTTAAGACGCATCCATATATCGCAGGCCTATTGGACGGCGGAAAAATGAGCGGTTACGGTGCGAAAACAGTTTCCGAAGGCGGATATTGGTCGATGCCGAAGCTCTACGCTGACGGCGTTATGCTGATCGGAGAATCAGGAGGATTTATAAATATCTCACGGCTGAAAGGAATTCATCTAGCTATCAAATCCGGCATGCTGGCGGCGGAAGCGGCGTTTGAAGCTCTTCAGAAACAGGATTATTCTGAATCGACTTTGAAACGATTTGATGAATTGTTCCGTGCCAGCTGGGCCTATCGTGAACTTTGGGGTTCGCGAAATTGGCGCCAAAATTTCACGGGTAGTTTCTATTCCGGGATGATCAAAGCAGGTTTGCAAATTTATCTTACCAACGGGGGCACCAAAAAACGGACATTGCTTCATGTGGACTACGAACATATGAAGAAGAAATCGGAATCGGGCTCGCCGATAACAAAAGTGAAAGCGGATGAAAAAATAACTTTTGAGAAATTAACCGATGTATATTATTCAGGAACCAAACATGAAGAAAATCAGCCCTGTCATTTAGTGATTCAACCGGACGACCTGGCAAATATTTGCAATACGCGATGTAAAGAAGAATACGGAAATCCGTGCCAGCATTTTTGTCCCGCGCAAGTTTATAATATGATAATTCCCGAAGAAGGAAAGCCCAGCCAACTTCGAATTGATTTTTCAAACTGCGTTCATTGTAAAACGTGCGATATTGCCGATCCGTATCAGGTTATCAACTGGGTCACGCCCGAAGGCGGCGGCGGGCCGATATATAAGAATATGTAG
- a CDS encoding CPBP family intramembrane metalloprotease, which translates to MRKALNLFLALVLYFSITIINVQLFLNPLVIPLFPSGYIREHFWIRDYIHHFVQMFLALVVIVFILKGRFKDYGLNLQNWDLSKKYILWFFLVYGVFTALNFLPNFLNGEPEPVNFSLTTFNILGWFSFTALMSGTSEEIFFRGLLQTFLNKAWKGSVKIAQLNIPTAGIIAALIFTFAHMEFNFDPFAVSYNIPQLIVAFILGIFYSVAYDRSKSLIAPIVAHNYANFIMYFIGYLTIILFS; encoded by the coding sequence ATGAGAAAAGCGCTAAATTTGTTCCTGGCGTTAGTTCTGTACTTCAGCATTACAATAATCAATGTACAGCTATTTCTTAATCCTTTAGTTATACCGCTATTTCCATCGGGATACATTAGAGAACACTTCTGGATTAGGGACTACATTCATCATTTTGTACAAATGTTTTTGGCTTTGGTGGTTATAGTTTTCATATTAAAAGGGCGTTTTAAAGATTATGGTTTAAACTTGCAAAATTGGGACTTATCTAAAAAGTACATTTTATGGTTCTTTTTGGTTTACGGTGTTTTTACAGCGCTGAATTTTCTCCCAAATTTTCTAAACGGAGAACCGGAACCCGTTAACTTTTCGCTAACAACCTTTAATATTTTGGGGTGGTTTTCCTTTACAGCGCTGATGAGTGGAACGTCGGAAGAAATATTCTTCCGTGGCCTACTGCAAACATTTTTGAATAAGGCATGGAAAGGTTCAGTTAAGATTGCACAATTGAATATTCCTACGGCTGGAATAATAGCAGCGCTTATTTTTACCTTTGCACATATGGAATTTAATTTTGACCCTTTCGCTGTCAGTTACAACATTCCTCAACTAATAGTTGCTTTTATCTTGGGTATATTTTACAGTGTCGCATACGACCGTTCCAAAAGCTTGATTGCGCCCATTGTGGCACATAACTACGCCAATTTCATCATGTATTTTATCGGATACTTAACAATAATATTGTTTTCATAA
- a CDS encoding class I SAM-dependent methyltransferase, protein MLDIFEIEISKSLDAKPELLPFIPELLADLWELGSSTDLVVELFRPLNLSPKTTRVLDLGCGKGAVSITLAHKLGFQVFGIDGFRPFLEEAKLKSKEHNVSDLCHFEYGDIRESIKKDEIFDIVIYAAIGDVLGGFNECVGKLRHTIRPGGYMLIDDGFLKESVKIEKERYGHYVSHGETVKQLTSFGDILLKEKVFTAEETRTMNKKYTVMIRQRAKKLANDHPELADSFFWYLRNQEEECEILETDVVGAVWLLQRKV, encoded by the coding sequence ATGCTTGATATTTTTGAAATAGAAATTTCTAAATCACTGGATGCTAAGCCGGAGTTACTACCTTTTATCCCAGAGCTTCTTGCTGATTTATGGGAGTTGGGTAGTTCAACGGATTTGGTTGTTGAATTATTTAGACCTTTGAATCTTTCGCCTAAGACGACGCGTGTCTTGGATCTAGGCTGTGGAAAAGGCGCTGTCTCTATTACCTTGGCGCACAAACTCGGCTTTCAAGTATTCGGTATTGACGGTTTTAGACCTTTTCTTGAAGAGGCAAAATTAAAATCAAAGGAACATAATGTTTCTGATTTATGTCATTTCGAATATGGCGACATACGGGAATCCATCAAAAAAGATGAAATTTTTGACATTGTAATCTATGCTGCAATTGGTGATGTTCTCGGCGGATTCAATGAATGCGTTGGAAAACTAAGACACACCATTCGTCCGGGCGGGTATATGTTAATTGATGACGGTTTTCTTAAAGAATCCGTTAAGATTGAAAAGGAACGTTATGGACATTATGTTTCGCATGGCGAGACTGTGAAACAACTTACGTCTTTTGGCGATATTCTTTTGAAAGAAAAAGTCTTCACCGCTGAGGAGACGAGAACTATGAACAAAAAATATACCGTAATGATTCGTCAGAGAGCAAAAAAGCTGGCGAACGATCATCCCGAATTAGCCGATTCTTTTTTTTGGTATCTTCGCAATCAGGAAGAAGAATGCGAAATACTTGAAACTGACGTTGTCGGCGCTGTATGGCTTCTTCAACGTAAAGTGTAA
- a CDS encoding aldo/keto reductase has product MSLSIESKIKLNNGVLIPAIGLGVYQARAGGETRDAVLHALNAGYRHIDTAKFYANEKDIAAALKQTNIPREHIFVTTKLWNNDHGYDNTIKACSESVKQLGLSFVDLYLIHFPVRKLRHDSWRALETLHEEGKCRAIGVSNYTIRHIDELLQKNKIVPSVNQVEFHPYLYQKKLLEFCHLHHIRIEAYSPLTKGKKLNDPKLTEIAKRYNKSSAQILIRWALQHGLIVIPKSSHADRIRENCDVYDFEISASDMALLNSFHCNFRVAWDPTNEP; this is encoded by the coding sequence ATGTCATTATCCATAGAAAGTAAGATCAAACTCAACAATGGCGTATTGATCCCCGCAATCGGACTGGGTGTATATCAAGCCCGTGCCGGCGGCGAAACGCGGGATGCGGTTTTGCATGCTCTCAATGCCGGATATCGCCACATTGATACGGCAAAATTTTATGCTAATGAAAAAGACATTGCCGCGGCTTTGAAACAAACCAACATACCGCGCGAACATATTTTTGTCACTACCAAACTGTGGAATAACGATCACGGCTATGATAATACGATCAAAGCGTGCAGCGAGAGTGTGAAGCAACTCGGATTATCTTTTGTTGACTTGTATCTGATACATTTTCCCGTTCGAAAACTAAGGCATGACAGCTGGCGCGCATTGGAAACTCTTCACGAAGAAGGAAAATGCCGCGCTATCGGCGTGAGTAATTATACGATCCGTCACATTGATGAATTACTTCAAAAAAACAAAATCGTTCCGTCCGTAAACCAGGTCGAATTCCATCCCTATTTATATCAAAAGAAGTTATTGGAGTTTTGTCATTTGCATCATATCCGAATCGAAGCATACAGCCCGTTAACTAAGGGGAAAAAACTGAATGATCCGAAATTGACGGAAATTGCAAAACGTTATAACAAAAGCTCGGCGCAAATCCTCATCCGGTGGGCATTACAGCACGGCTTGATCGTCATTCCAAAATCATCTCACGCGGATCGAATTCGTGAAAATTGCGATGTATACGATTTTGAAATATCAGCTTCAGATATGGCTCTGCTTAATTCATTCCACTGCAACTTCCGCGTTGCATGGGACCCAACAAACGAACCGTGA
- a CDS encoding GTPase → MQRIRTIIMGAAGRDFHNFNVVYRDNKTYEVVAFTANQIPNIDGRKYPAALAGKLYPKGIPIFPEKDLETLIKKHKIDEVVFSYSDVSYNYVMSRSSIVNAAGAHFKLLGAGSTMIKSKKPVISICAVRTGSGKSQTTRRVSGILQRMGLKVAAIRHPMPYGDLEKQRVQRYGSIADLKKHKCTIEEIEEYEPHIVSGTIIYAGVDYKAIIERAEKEADIILWDGGNNDMPFYKPDLHIVVADPLRTGHELSYYPSEANLRLANVVIINKEDTADNKSINQLRDHIRQVNSTATIVDAASPILVDHPEWITDKRALVVEDGPTLTHGEMKFGAGTVAAQKYNAKAIIDPRPYTVGTITDTFKKYPDIGILLPAMGYGNKQIKDLETTINKVPCDVVIIGTPIDLTRLIKIKKPSVRIRYDLQEIGKPNLDTILSKFVKKSK, encoded by the coding sequence ATGCAGAGGATCAGAACTATTATCATGGGCGCGGCGGGACGTGATTTTCATAATTTTAATGTCGTGTACCGTGATAACAAGACGTATGAAGTGGTCGCTTTCACTGCCAATCAAATTCCCAACATTGACGGACGCAAATATCCCGCCGCCCTGGCCGGAAAGCTGTATCCTAAAGGTATTCCGATCTTCCCGGAAAAAGATCTTGAAACGCTGATAAAGAAACACAAAATAGATGAAGTCGTTTTTTCTTACAGCGATGTTTCATATAATTACGTCATGTCACGAAGTTCCATCGTCAATGCCGCTGGCGCGCATTTCAAATTGCTTGGCGCCGGGTCGACCATGATCAAAAGCAAAAAACCGGTCATTTCGATCTGTGCTGTCAGAACGGGTTCCGGCAAAAGCCAAACTACGCGGCGTGTATCAGGAATTCTTCAGCGTATGGGTCTCAAAGTTGCGGCAATCCGTCACCCGATGCCCTACGGCGATCTCGAAAAACAAAGAGTACAGCGTTACGGCTCCATTGCCGATCTGAAAAAACACAAATGCACAATTGAAGAGATTGAAGAATATGAGCCGCATATTGTCAGCGGAACAATCATCTATGCCGGCGTGGATTACAAAGCGATCATCGAACGAGCAGAAAAAGAAGCGGACATAATTCTCTGGGACGGCGGCAATAACGATATGCCGTTTTACAAGCCCGACTTGCATATTGTCGTAGCCGACCCGCTCAGGACCGGACATGAATTATCTTATTATCCAAGCGAAGCTAATTTACGGTTAGCTAATGTAGTTATCATCAATAAAGAAGATACTGCGGATAACAAATCTATTAACCAGCTCCGCGATCATATTCGACAGGTCAATTCCACTGCGACCATCGTGGATGCGGCCTCGCCAATTCTTGTGGATCATCCTGAATGGATTACAGATAAAAGAGCGTTGGTCGTCGAAGACGGCCCGACATTAACGCATGGCGAGATGAAGTTTGGAGCCGGGACGGTTGCCGCGCAGAAATACAACGCAAAGGCGATCATCGATCCGCGCCCGTATACGGTTGGCACGATCACGGATACGTTTAAAAAATATCCCGACATCGGAATCCTACTTCCGGCCATGGGTTATGGAAATAAGCAGATCAAAGACCTTGAAACGACAATCAATAAGGTTCCGTGCGATGTGGTTATTATTGGAACACCGATCGACCTAACGCGTTTGATCAAAATTAAGAAACCTTCCGTGCGCATTCGCTACGATTTGCAGGAGATTGGAAAGCCAAATTTAGATACCATACTTTCTAAATTTGTCAAAAAATCGAAATAA
- a CDS encoding molybdopterin adenylyltransferase, with translation MKTKIGILTVSDRASAGVYEDLSGKAIIELLNTYLKSQWDQVYKIVPDERDDIEKELKRMADDEGCNLIVTTGGTGPAKRDVTPEATEAVCEKMMPGFGELMRAISLQYVPTAILSRQMAGIRGHSLIINLPGKPKSIKECMDAVFPAVPYCVELIGGPILECKDDVIKIFRPKN, from the coding sequence ATGAAAACAAAAATCGGCATCCTTACCGTTTCCGATCGTGCCAGCGCCGGAGTCTATGAAGACCTTTCCGGCAAAGCTATCATTGAGCTTCTTAACACCTATTTAAAAAGCCAATGGGACCAAGTATACAAGATCGTTCCGGACGAACGGGATGATATAGAGAAAGAATTGAAAAGAATGGCAGACGACGAGGGTTGCAACCTGATCGTTACAACCGGCGGAACCGGCCCCGCTAAGCGCGATGTCACGCCGGAAGCAACAGAAGCCGTTTGCGAAAAAATGATGCCCGGATTCGGCGAATTGATGCGTGCGATCTCGCTCCAATACGTTCCCACGGCTATTTTGTCGCGGCAAATGGCAGGAATTCGCGGCCATTCGCTTATCATCAATCTTCCCGGAAAACCAAAGTCAATTAAAGAATGTATGGATGCAGTTTTCCCTGCCGTCCCCTATTGTGTTGAACTAATAGGAGGGCCTATCTTAGAATGCAAAGACGATGTGATAAAAATATTCAGGCCAAAAAACTGA